GGCCGCGTTGTAGGTATCGTGACACTCTGTATACGCGCCAAATTGTTGTATCACTAAGTAGGTAAATAAAAtgagtttaaataaatcagcgtaaataaaatgtctattacaatacaaaaatataatggaaAATCGCATTAAAAAAGACGTCGAGCTAAGTTGTCGAAGTGCGagtcttttaatttaaatcgagaCTCTAAAAAGACAAcgcgtttattaaatatatcttatttatgcGTAGAGTGCtcggtaaaaaatatataaagtatgtaagagaaatgtttttatcaaaatttgaaacaaattctgttttacaaaaatcattattcattatttattacttttttatcgtGTTTGCtgcatttgcaaaatattttctatcgtttttgttctttttcctGACATGTCGTATAAGgccattaattttaaaataatggatctatgaaataaaagatatggaaaataatttttgattttCCACTTTCTGTCTGACATttcacatataaataaatgtattaataataatttttagatccATTTCACAGATCGCTTATctgaaggtaaaataaaaaataaattaacttacATAGATACGATGCGCAGCAGCAGAGTTGTAACACAAACTTTGATctgaaaaacataaatatgtttaaattacaatagcgctcaataattaatatttcaaaaataattactgaTGTACGCGTCGGatgttttatttgtattttttttaataaggtaatattttttgcaataaattctttacagtgatttaaatagaatgcttattagcatcaaaaattaaatctattattaattttaagtggatttattattctaacaAAAAGCTGTGTTTTAAGATCGACAAATAATCAATGAGCAGCTCATTAAATTGGAAAAggtatacaaaattcatacagaaatattattattaggctatcAAGATTTAGCTCGACCGAAAATGGCatcttctttaattaattgtaagatttatATCGGTTCTATTTCACTTAttgttatttagaaatatttaacaaaataactAATTTCTGAAAAGGACTAATATCATGCAAATAatgttttccaaaattttaaaaacaataatcttatttttatatcaacaaTGCAAATCGTTATAAATCTTAAACATATTAACACTAGAACTACCGAAGATTAACCTATAATACCTATTTCTacctaaaaaaataacttgttTTCGAAAAAACACGATATTCAAGAAtgcatgcatatatttatatattttttttacattttgattcAGGAGAAATTcgaaataagattattattcttaaaaaataaatgatacatAACATCTTCCTTACTtgtaagaaaacaaaaatatggaaaaagcATATGTTACTacggataaaattatttataaatgtatatttgcattttaatatgCTTGTTGAAAAATTACCTTTATATTGGAAGAAATCAAATGCaatctcaaaaattatatataaataaaaaagttacaactaattgtaagatttatATCCCATTGTCAATGAGATGCAATTCTAAATTGTGATTTGTGCGTCTCAAATTCCTTctactgaaatatatattttaatattttactttttagcAACTCAGAAATCAGTTATTTCTCGAAAGCAAgctataattttgtgatggaGCAGAACTCGACACCAGCTACGAATACACTTGTTTTAcgcttatttatttgtacatatctctctctctctctctctctctctctctctctctctctctcgctgtcTCTACCTTTCTAAGGCAGGTCGCATATGGAGCAATGTGCAATATATAGTGGCCATTATCTTCCGTATTaattcgttatatttttttatctcttgtaAACTAGCACAATAACAATACATGTCTAATAGTTTGTTCATATTACACCTTGCATATGACGTATTATGTCACAGCAATACATGTGACAAAATACATTCCAGATGCAATATAGTTTACTCACATTGCACACATTGCATATGACGTATTTTGTAAGATTTCTATGTATTATACCGAGGTGGATTTACTTCCAGTCCTGGAAGAATCCTAAGAGTTCATGAGAAACCTCTGGAATGCGAATgtaatcaatcaaattttacCGACATTTTATGAGGggtcaaaataatatatctatagaaTCTAGATATACTACGAAATAAGACTACTACTAACTAGAAATCttagaaagaaagagacaaagagaaaatACTTATCTGTATCAATAAAAGTCAAGGAAAATTTCTtagaaattaagatattttcaaaatgagtaataattatttttaaaaatgtcaaacaTTTCATTTTGATCCCTTTGGGTCAGTCACCTTTTGGGTGTAGTTCCAGTgttaaatacatgtatatatttagagTCGAATTCAGAGCAAGCGATCGGCGAACAAACATGAATGAACAATCTGCTTCAATGAACGCAAATAGTGCCGCTATCCTGTAAATGCCATTCGAACTCATTGATGCGGATAGTTGATCATTCGTGTTTGTTTGTACTCCCTCGCTTACTTAGGATCGAGCAAGCGCAAACACGATTTAACACATTCACCGCCAAACGTGTTTTACATGATTTTTCGTTCACGccaattgaattattatatactaacAATATAAGAAGgacaataaaacatttaattaatagtaaatttatagttttgaattgcgtaaaaatataatacgtgACGTATTTATTTGACTGTCGTTCTATGACAGTCACCGATGACCGACAAGGCGTAAATGGAAAGCTCAAAATCAATGTCAGTCACTGTCATGGATGGTAAATGCGTTAAGACACGTCTACGCATTATTTGCACAGcacaatgaataatattatacattgcatgtattatacatatattgacgCTCGGAATATACCATACGACTATCGCgggaataaattaataataagttaatCAGAGAgtattaagttaattaaatattaaatattaattattagtaataagtaataagtataatgaattatattaagttaCTCACCTACTCCGGTTGCTCCGCCgatgcccgatgcctcccaggcctgCTCCTCCTCTCATGTCTTCTTCGTGGCATTCACACAAGTCACAACTCATTCGCGGAGTACCATTAATTACGATCACCGATTGTTAAAGACGATCGCGGGACACTTTACGCGGCACTCCCGACGTTAAACTGGAGCTCACTCGCGAAAACATGGTTAGGATCGCGCTCGCGGATCATTGAAACGTGATACTCGCACGTACGAAACCTTGCACGGCATTCTTGACGTTAATCAACACGGTCTTACACACGCGGCACGTATTGTGTTACGTTTTGACAGAGGAGTGACGCGAGGAAAATTAACGAACGATGCTACGATACGTTTGACatccgcgacgcgacgtcgcgcAAAGTAAAGTAGTGGACGAGCCTAAAATGGCGGAACGAATTCGTAAAACGCGCGGTTAACTTCACGCGGCACCCGCTGCGGCGACGCTACATATTCGATACTCTTtcgcattttaataataaatcttttcgcATTTCTTCCGGCGATTATTGTCTCATTTTACAACGTAAGTAAATAAACGTATGAGTTAAAGTAAAAAGCAAATGTCTGCggaatgtaatatttaaagaaatatagaaaaagcTACTGTATGCgaaaaaatgcgaaaaaagcatacacaaaattataataattactgtcATATTTACTATAGTTTCCTGTACTTTTTTGCAACTACAGTAGTCTTTCTGTAGtatttttgtagtatttttCCATAAGAGATGATTGCTTTATCGATTAATTGTTAACACGCCAGgttttaatatagaatatacatatgtatttctcgatatatgcaatttattaaagctccgatatacatatctataagGATACCGAATTCTATTTTAAgggattaataaatattgaagaacGACATTAATGTCCAGTTTCcatcaatgcagattaactttaatctcggtttaatcTTAcagtacacacacacacacacacaccacacacacacacacacacacacacacacacacacacacacacacacacacacacacacacacacacacacacacacacacacacacacacacacacacacacgcacgcacacacacacacacacacgcgcgcgcgcccacacacacttctctctctctctctctctctctttctttttttaatccaaaAAATTCGCGACGCCACTCGACTCGAAGTCGATCCGTTTCGTTGTCGCGATGTTTTGTTCAATTTAATGACTAATTATAATTCATCGAATCCGATCGAATCtgtaaacttaaaataaaatcagaatttaatattgcacGTGCAAtacatttcgaaataaatgcgAAATCAAATGATACATCACAGCATTTGATTACGTAATTATACTTGATACAGcgaattgttatattatatttgcgtTATCAAATCTCTAATCATCCAGAGATCGCATTtgctcttacaattagtgctTTATCGCGTTTTGAGAAATAGTAAGACGCTACGCGAAAGTAATTACACGAACCGATGAAAGCTAATATAATCGTTCATAAGAAACAATCGCATTTCGAGATTGAATACGAGACGATATATACGGAGCGACACTACCTGTTTGTTCGAGCGCCGTCGTGCGAATGATAATACAATACAATGACTCGGCGTCGCGGCCGCGCCAAccttgtgtatgtgtgtggcACGTTGGGCCGTTGGACCTAATATGCTGTAAAACAACGCCTACCGAGCGTTGTATTACGTTAGTCAATTCGtcgttgaaaatttattacaaaatatttaaagtttatataaaataaaataaatgtgctGTTTCTTATATTGCAGATCGATTCAATGAACAAGCTATTATCGCGCTTTATTTTCCACATTCTGCAGATTCGTTAGCATCGTAAAGATAATATGTGACGTtacaaatatcaaattaattttgaagatTTCTTTGTTAAATCATGTCGCATTTTAAGAATAGTTTTAGCTGAGCTTCTCAGTTAGAAAgacgattaaaatatttagatttctaatataatcataaatgaCGCGtttgttatcgattttttgttaattcGTGTATCTTACAAAACTAGCGTATGTGCGacaaagtatatgtataatagaatAGCGCGTCAGTTTGAAAAATTGCCAGCAACTGTATAATCCGCTTCTAAGGCTGCGTAAGTACCTATATTCTCCCTCTGCATACCTCAGTCCGCGTCCGTTCTAAATTTATCGAAGACGAATTTGACACTAGACAGAACGGGTGCTAATGCGAGGTTGATACTCgaacaaaatttttcgttttgcaCAAATACAGACGCGGTAGACAGGAGAGAAACACGTGCCGTGTTTAGCGTCTCAAAGTAAATCAGATCCGAGAAATTGCTTAatgatacataaatttattctgtTATACCTTATACCTATATTCTCATGAtagaaatttacattaataatcgCGTCGAATCTTTTTGAcaaattcaagaaaaaaacTATTCAAATCTGAGAAGGTTTccttttttatgcaatataaaataagatatataagaaaataatataattcaaaccaaataagtaacatttacttTGCCAGTCAATAATTAAcacaattaagaatttaattgactatactggcaatgattataatcgtgGATTATAAGtatctaaaattacatcaactttAGAATGACCAGTTATAACCGTTACcacgattataatcattgccagtatagtcaattaaattcttaattgtgtaaaataatatatgtatatatgacataataaatgcgaataatttattttctattatatttgctTGAATCATCACAAAGCAATTCTCTACCAAAACCATTTATCTTGTTCGgagaatactttttaaaatacattataaacgaaagaaaaaaatacgatgTGTTATTAATCAtttgaaagataaattaatgaataagaCAAGAAGTAATAAACAATGCAAAAAATGGTTAATATCGcttattttgcttttattttcgcgcttaaattaatttttattttgtggtTGAATGAAACAATCGCACTCGCAtggaatttcaaataaatcgaCAATTACACAATAAGCGATATTgactataaattaaagaaaagttgTTTGAGTGAAATTGGCTTTACATGAACATTTTACAGATTACAaactttttaaagaaaaaaagaattcaaaACTTTTTAAGAAGAATCTGCACATTCTAAAATATCACAAGAAATGGAATCGTGATTTTACGattacacaaaattatatatttgtgttataaataatagttattgtatatttatattaagagtaaattttattttattttctagaaaCCAGATACAAACACGAGGTACTAGTTGACGGGGAACCaattctttttgaaattttagatACATGTCCAAAggtaatttttgtatatagatAACAAATCTctcacaaattatatattagtttataaataGTTTCTATAtgatactttaatattttagagtGAAAATGAGCTACCATCGATGGAAACTTTACGAGCGGACGGCTTGTTACTGGTTTATTCGATAACGGACAgaaattctttcaattttgtcAGAAAGGCAAAAGAAGCTCTCGCAGTAGCTGATCCCGAAGCTGCGATGCCTCTTGCCCTTGTTGGAAATAAAGCTGATATGGTTCATTTACGACAAGTTAGTACTGAGGAGGGAGAGATATTAGCGAAGGATTTCGAATGCTGGTTTAGTGAAATAACTGCAGCTGAGCAGGTAactgcaatttttaataagttatcATTGAAATTgctttattcatattttatggCCTCTTCTAAATGTTCAAACAAACTTCCATAGGTTACTCAAGTCGCGGAATCTTTTCACGAATTATGCAGAGAAGTTCTCGCAGCTAGAAGAAGAAACAAACAATCTTTGTTGGACAGAATGCTCGGTGGTAAAGCGACACGTGCTTATTCGCGAGGAAAAAGTGACTCTGCTTTACCGAaagattaatattgttattcgaagcatatatcttttttcttataacattcatatatatatatatatatatatatatatatatatatatatatatattataagaaaaaagaaatcccTCAAAATTAAAGATCGATACTGTATctaaagaaaaatgtgaaaagaaTATAGGATATTCGGGAATATAGTCGTTTATCATGTAATAAATGAAAGGCCAAGCAAGAAATACCAAAGAAAGTAtcagtttttaatttgtaGAGTGTAagattcatattaaataatatggaatatgtacaaatttttataatatatctatacaaaAACTCCTTGAATCGTAACTTACGGTTTCAAAATGCATTAGAAAAGTTCAGAGAAAggtgtaatataaaaagaaaatatttctaaatggTTTTGTAATATCCTTATATCAcaaaatagtaatatattttgtaacttttttactATTCCACCAAATTAAACAAGCAGTCTCTTAGAAAAAAGGCTGATAATGAGTGTGTgatcaattatacatatagtttatataagtGTTGACTTACacaattctatatttatcttGTACTTACACAATGTAAGatgataataaatgtttacttatttattatatgcctaaaataaattatagctactgataaacaataatttattttacttactaTTATGGTGTTATTATGGTGCAAATGAACATTTGGAATATAAGTAGCGTTACGTAGTAATAATTCGCGCAggcaaaaaaaatgaaaatgtgtAAAGAtacttttcataatatttttacttggaATAATATTTACGAAGCAAATTTAGTAATATCCCTACTTTATTTACATTCagttattcttttataatttttatgtaagttTATTTGATACGGCAGAATAATCAGAAAATTCTTAATCATCGTATGTTTCCAAAACATCTGCCAAATGTTCATTATCTCTTGGTTTCTTAAATTGTTTCCTTCTATTAACAGGTTTCTTTCGTTTGATTGGTGCTGGCTTCTTCAGCCCATGATCCTGCATCGATCTAATCCCTTGTTTCTCAAGATATTCATCTATCTTCTGATCGTCCATGGCATCTACAGCAACAGCTCTCCATAATTTTTGGAATTCTTCATCAATGGGGAATTGAGCTGTCTtatcgttataaaaaataatctttttcttatcgAGCGGtcgtataatatacaatatctcGTTTTGtaaattctgaaatatatgaatattagcatttttttaaatcagaaatcaGAATAATTGATCAGAAATAAGTTTCTACATATTTGTACTTACTTTTAAATGCTTATCACAATGTGGCAAACTTTCTTGTATATCCTCCAGTAATATACCACCGAGACCTTTTAAATCGTGCTGTTTTAGAAGTCTCAGTAaggattttttatctttaattttatacataggTTTAAAGACAAATCTACCATCGGTTACTTCAATCTTAGGATTTTGTACTAAAGCTTCAGTTTGTAGCCATTGTTTGACCTGAAAGTAtacaaaaggaaaataaatagtttgcCTCGATAGCAAATAGCAATACAAAAtaggaatataatagaaaacgATACCTTTGATCCAACGTCTAATTGATTTGTTTCGTCTAAAATCTCTTCCAACGTTAACGGATGATCATCCCCTTCCTGATGCCTTGCTTTCATGTGTTTTACTATCTTCGCTAACACGCCAAATTTGTATTGCGTACTACCAGTCATGGTTTTATAATTGACCATGTCCAATTTAGGTCCTGTAGATACGAACGATGGTTTAGGTTTCTTCTTTGACGGCTCATCTTTCGTAGTTTCTTTCTCCTGCTTCTTCTTGTCAACTCTGTAATCACattatcagaaatatatttatatttttacgcaaataatcaaaatattataatatatattacagatatatgattatatgatAAACTACTATCATAATACTATAATAGGTTATGTACTTGGACTTAATAGATACAAGGTTTGATAGATAAAACAAAAGTATctgcataaaattaaatatctatatataaatgtttattatttcttcctaaTATTTCGccttaaatatatgtaatgctATCGGTAGACGGGTACGACAACAATAGATGCAAAAAGTAACGTAAATACTCACACTGGTGTGGTCAGAGCACGTTTCTTGAATTGCTCTCGCTCTCTGAGTAAAGCCGGATCCATTttgctatatatattaatcacatCCACGCCACGATttcttatttcataatttaacgtACTGACATCAAAACTTAACCTCTCACCAGATGTCGAATCGCAAATCGCAATGCACTCGGCGACCCTGAATACACGCTACACGCTGACGCTACTGCGCAAGTACGGCAGACCATGGAATACTTCGCACCTGCGGCAGACGCCGGGGTGTACTGATGGCGCCTCTGGCGGTGTCTGATGGATGGCCTCTGAAGCGGTGCCTGAAGCCTGAAGCTGCTCGTTCATCGTCTATCGCGTATCTCCTGCATAAAACGACACGATTTTTATTACGATTTGGAAACGATTTTTATTACGATTAGGGATCACAGGTATCGTTGCTTATCAAACGATATTTATCGCTTTGCACAGTCGTCgtataaaatatgcataaa
The Temnothorax longispinosus isolate EJ_2023e chromosome 7, Tlon_JGU_v1, whole genome shotgun sequence DNA segment above includes these coding regions:
- the LOC139815948 gene encoding ras-related and estrogen-regulated growth inhibitor isoform X2, which encodes MTSNAIRGIRRKKSSLCEVKVAVIGAPGVGKSALTVRFLTRRYIGEYDHQSETRYKHEVLVDGEPILFEILDTCPKSENELPSMETLRADGLLLVYSITDRNSFNFVRKAKEALAVADPEAAMPLALVGNKADMVHLRQVSTEEGEILAKDFECWFSEITAAEQVTQVAESFHELCREVLAARRRNKQSLLDRMLGGKATRAYSRGKSDSALPKD
- the LOC139815948 gene encoding ras-related and estrogen-regulated growth inhibitor isoform X1; translation: MTNACSMTSNAIRGIRRKKSSLCEVKVAVIGAPGVGKSALTVRFLTRRYIGEYDHQSETRYKHEVLVDGEPILFEILDTCPKSENELPSMETLRADGLLLVYSITDRNSFNFVRKAKEALAVADPEAAMPLALVGNKADMVHLRQVSTEEGEILAKDFECWFSEITAAEQVTQVAESFHELCREVLAARRRNKQSLLDRMLGGKATRAYSRGKSDSALPKD
- the LOC139815948 gene encoding ras-related and estrogen-regulated growth inhibitor isoform X3, translating into MSLTVRFLTRRYIGEYDHQSETRYKHEVLVDGEPILFEILDTCPKSENELPSMETLRADGLLLVYSITDRNSFNFVRKAKEALAVADPEAAMPLALVGNKADMVHLRQVSTEEGEILAKDFECWFSEITAAEQVTQVAESFHELCREVLAARRRNKQSLLDRMLGGKATRAYSRGKSDSALPKD
- the Tfiiebeta gene encoding transcription initiation factor IIE subunit beta, with translation MDPALLREREQFKKRALTTPVVDKKKQEKETTKDEPSKKKPKPSFVSTGPKLDMVNYKTMTGSTQYKFGVLAKIVKHMKARHQEGDDHPLTLEEILDETNQLDVGSKVKQWLQTEALVQNPKIEVTDGRFVFKPMYKIKDKKSLLRLLKQHDLKGLGGILLEDIQESLPHCDKHLKNLQNEILYIIRPLDKKKIIFYNDKTAQFPIDEEFQKLWRAVAVDAMDDQKIDEYLEKQGIRSMQDHGLKKPAPIKRKKPVNRRKQFKKPRDNEHLADVLETYDD